From the genome of Bacteroides sp. MSB163, one region includes:
- a CDS encoding diacylglycerol kinase family protein: MKYSFKKQIRSFGYAWKGIRQCVGKEQNLSFHLITTAVVIAAGFFFGITRTEWIVIILCIGVVIAAELFNTAIEKLVDLVSPERHPIAGQVKDIAAGAVLVCAVAAAIIGIIIFLPYL; encoded by the coding sequence ATGAAATATAGTTTTAAAAAACAGATCCGCAGTTTCGGATATGCCTGGAAAGGTATCCGGCAATGTGTAGGGAAAGAACAGAACTTAAGTTTTCATCTCATTACTACAGCAGTGGTGATAGCTGCCGGTTTTTTCTTTGGCATAACACGTACAGAATGGATAGTCATTATCTTATGTATTGGCGTGGTAATAGCCGCGGAACTGTTCAATACAGCCATTGAGAAATTGGTGGATCTGGTTTCTCCCGAGCGTCACCCCATTGCAGGGCAGGTAAAAGACATTGCCGCCGGAGCAGTGCTAGTGTGCGCTGTTGCGGCGGCAATTATCGGGATCATTATTTTTCTCCCGTATTTATAA
- a CDS encoding MFS transporter, with the protein MRKSNIDNLWSLGFMRMCFANFLLFASIYMLFPVLPSVMMSRLGISTGQAGSMFLVFAAAMFLVGPFHAYLGDEYKRKRVLVYSIFVILGTTLGYIFVDTFPRLLMLAAMQGGAFGLATTAGITVAIDITTASRRSAGNLGFALAARLGMLVGVVAGIWMFQLKGFSMTAYFSILCSIFSILFALRVYVAFRAPIGVGYCNLDRFLLLRSWLPALNLVLIAFIPGIALLLIKQGDYAALFFLVVLVVLTIPFTKIFVKLSQHCQRGTANTTCHLAMETGILIGLAVCCFLSDHGEMYSELANGTGIADIYLYTDFQLIYKVISIGILVALASFFLLTYPYYKRKKVR; encoded by the coding sequence ATGAGAAAGAGCAATATTGATAATCTTTGGTCACTGGGCTTTATGAGGATGTGCTTTGCCAATTTCCTGCTTTTTGCATCCATCTACATGCTTTTCCCGGTGCTTCCCTCAGTGATGATGTCCCGGTTGGGCATTTCCACAGGGCAGGCCGGCAGCATGTTTCTGGTATTTGCAGCGGCGATGTTCCTGGTGGGGCCGTTTCATGCATATCTGGGAGATGAGTATAAGCGGAAACGTGTACTTGTCTATTCCATATTTGTGATATTGGGAACGACTTTAGGCTATATCTTTGTCGATACTTTTCCGAGATTGCTGATGCTTGCTGCTATGCAGGGTGGAGCATTCGGATTGGCTACGACGGCAGGTATTACGGTGGCCATCGATATCACTACTGCTTCGCGCCGTAGTGCCGGAAATCTGGGCTTTGCACTGGCAGCCCGCTTGGGTATGCTGGTAGGAGTGGTAGCGGGAATATGGATGTTCCAGCTCAAAGGTTTCAGTATGACGGCATATTTTTCTATATTATGCAGTATATTCAGTATTCTATTTGCATTGCGGGTATATGTAGCTTTCCGTGCACCGATAGGAGTGGGGTATTGCAATCTTGACCGTTTCTTGTTGTTGCGGAGTTGGCTTCCCGCCCTCAATTTGGTACTGATTGCTTTTATTCCCGGTATTGCATTATTGTTAATCAAACAAGGGGATTATGCTGCACTGTTTTTTCTCGTTGTTCTGGTAGTGCTTACGATACCTTTTACGAAGATATTTGTTAAACTCTCGCAACATTGTCAACGGGGAACAGCGAATACAACTTGCCATTTGGCCATGGAAACCGGTATTCTGATTGGTCTTGCAGTTTGTTGTTTTCTATCGGATCATGGAGAAATGTATTCCGAATTAGCAAATGGAACCGGTATCGCAGATATTTATCTATATACTGATTTTCAGTTGATTTATAAGGTAATCAGTATTGGAATCCTGGTAGCTTTGGCTTCCTTCTTTTTGCTGACGTATCCTTATTATAAGAGGAAAAAAGTAAGATAA
- the panB gene encoding 3-methyl-2-oxobutanoate hydroxymethyltransferase: MAGYISDDTRKVTTHRLVEMKQRGEKISMLTSYDYTMAQIVDGAGMDVILVGDSASNVMAGNVTTLPITLDQMIYHAKSVVRGVKRAMVVVDMPFGSYQGNEMEGLASAIRIMKESHADALKLEGGEEIIGTVKRILSAGIPIMGHLGLMPQSINKYGTYTVRAKDDTEAEKLISDAHMLEEAGCFAIVLEKIPAALAERVASELTIPIIGIGAGGGVDGQVLVIQDMLGMNNGFRPRFLRRYADLHTVMTDAISRYVSDVKNLDFPNEKEQY; encoded by the coding sequence ATGGCTGGTTATATTTCAGATGACACTCGAAAAGTGACTACTCATCGCCTTGTAGAGATGAAGCAGAGAGGCGAAAAGATATCTATGTTGACGTCTTACGACTATACTATGGCGCAGATTGTGGACGGTGCAGGCATGGATGTAATCCTGGTAGGCGACTCTGCCAGTAATGTGATGGCAGGTAATGTGACTACGCTTCCGATTACCCTCGACCAGATGATATATCATGCAAAATCCGTAGTTCGTGGTGTGAAACGTGCTATGGTGGTGGTGGATATGCCTTTTGGATCTTACCAAGGTAATGAGATGGAAGGTCTTGCTTCGGCTATCCGTATTATGAAAGAGAGTCATGCAGACGCTCTGAAACTGGAGGGTGGTGAAGAAATTATAGGTACGGTGAAACGTATCCTCAGTGCCGGTATCCCTATTATGGGACATCTCGGGCTGATGCCGCAATCTATCAATAAATACGGTACTTATACGGTTCGTGCGAAAGATGATACAGAAGCTGAAAAACTGATCAGTGACGCTCATATGCTGGAAGAAGCCGGCTGTTTTGCCATTGTACTGGAGAAAATACCTGCCGCTCTGGCCGAACGTGTGGCAAGTGAACTGACCATTCCTATTATCGGTATCGGTGCCGGTGGTGGAGTAGATGGCCAGGTGTTGGTGATTCAGGATATGCTGGGAATGAACAATGGTTTCCGTCCTCGTTTCCTGCGTCGTTATGCCGATCTGCATACAGTGATGACTGATGCTATCAGCCGTTATGTATCTGATGTCAAGAACTTAGATTTCCCGAATGAGAAAGAGCAATATTGA
- a CDS encoding TlpA disulfide reductase family protein, which produces MKNLFTLLTCIFMLAIKLEAQAQVSNSPVQQPVHGCWYNPDTQEWLLGFFKSFAIYEDDIWLYQSMNIRKGKAEITLGKGNESRMIKLKFDNKQDSICTAILPDKRQLKLARHSVQPEFKCKDHRTFTDNGYYTDSVTLIGYLQHTERTSPFPISVPNFYTDEEDTYYADIDSLGCFNITFPVINTTSVFLDWGKEGINIYDVVEPGEKIFLYHDYATNRTQFMGKNARLHTELRNYALYPPNKEYSIYVPYYDKTMSHEEFMQKLEDIYKTKVNILKGYTDKHPLLSDRFMQYIQSGYTMDLASYLMQRRFALRRGFNKEFFDKPYTDYVDSLYNRLPQPYTLQRNISSFLRDYLGYYNSMFSTAITLSNIEVLRYLDQKQIHSLNKQQKEDLLAYEHAIDLSILGRHYGKDSLEIDSLALPYKEGMLRTNELLNDSSILHLCQQYQSLIPFLMDKKRIDEQLICFKQIEASPMLKEWITTKTFYNNMEYNRKELDENILEYFKQLVTHKEFRSTIMDQQETYIALSKQEMNYPESLKETAYLKDSNDADELWHTLIAPYKGKVIYVDIWGTWCSPCKREMQLVAPIKDEMQNKDVIFMYFASNSAEATWKNCIKEFRLTGPNIVHYNLPQKQQQMLEQKFSINSFPTYMLIDKDGNITDMKAPSPSRKAELINRCNELLTK; this is translated from the coding sequence ATGAAAAACCTCTTTACTCTGCTCACATGCATTTTTATGCTGGCTATAAAGTTAGAAGCACAAGCACAAGTCAGCAATTCACCAGTTCAGCAACCAGTTCACGGATGTTGGTATAACCCGGACACTCAGGAATGGTTGTTAGGTTTCTTTAAAAGCTTTGCCATATACGAAGATGATATTTGGTTGTATCAATCTATGAATATTCGAAAAGGGAAAGCGGAGATTACGCTTGGAAAAGGGAATGAGAGTAGAATGATTAAACTTAAATTCGACAATAAGCAAGACAGTATTTGTACTGCCATACTTCCTGATAAACGGCAATTAAAATTAGCCCGGCACTCCGTGCAACCGGAATTTAAGTGCAAAGACCACCGCACATTTACAGACAACGGTTACTACACAGACTCTGTCACCCTCATTGGATATCTGCAACATACGGAGCGAACTTCACCTTTTCCTATCAGTGTGCCCAATTTCTACACTGATGAAGAAGATACATATTATGCGGATATAGATTCACTAGGATGTTTCAACATCACTTTTCCTGTCATAAATACAACCTCCGTTTTTCTGGACTGGGGAAAAGAGGGAATCAATATCTATGATGTAGTAGAACCTGGTGAAAAGATATTCCTATACCATGATTATGCCACCAACCGCACTCAATTCATGGGAAAAAATGCCCGCTTACATACGGAATTAAGAAACTATGCTTTGTATCCACCTAATAAAGAATATAGTATATATGTTCCTTATTACGACAAAACGATGAGCCATGAGGAATTTATGCAGAAACTGGAGGATATCTACAAGACGAAAGTAAATATATTAAAGGGATACACAGACAAGCATCCATTGCTTTCAGACAGATTCATGCAATATATACAATCCGGCTACACAATGGATCTGGCCTCCTACCTCATGCAAAGACGTTTCGCACTGAGAAGGGGATTTAATAAGGAATTCTTTGATAAGCCTTATACAGACTATGTAGACAGTCTGTATAACCGTTTACCACAACCTTATACATTACAGCGAAATATCAGTTCTTTTCTAAGGGACTATCTGGGTTACTATAATAGTATGTTTTCCACAGCTATCACCCTCAGCAATATTGAAGTGCTCCGTTATCTGGATCAGAAACAAATTCACTCCCTGAATAAACAGCAAAAGGAAGATCTTCTGGCATATGAACATGCCATAGACCTCAGTATATTGGGAAGACATTATGGAAAAGATTCTTTAGAAATAGATTCATTAGCCTTGCCCTACAAAGAAGGAATGCTACGCACCAACGAATTACTGAACGACAGCAGTATACTCCATTTGTGTCAGCAATATCAATCCCTGATACCTTTTTTAATGGACAAAAAGAGAATAGACGAGCAACTTATTTGTTTCAAACAGATAGAAGCTTCTCCAATGTTAAAAGAATGGATAACTACCAAAACTTTCTATAACAACATGGAATACAACAGAAAGGAACTGGACGAAAATATTCTGGAATACTTCAAGCAACTTGTCACCCATAAAGAGTTCAGGAGTACAATAATGGATCAACAGGAAACATACATCGCACTCAGTAAGCAAGAGATGAACTACCCGGAAAGTTTAAAGGAAACCGCTTATTTAAAAGATAGCAACGATGCCGACGAACTATGGCATACATTGATTGCCCCCTACAAAGGAAAAGTCATTTATGTAGATATATGGGGAACTTGGTGTAGTCCGTGCAAAAGAGAAATGCAATTGGTTGCACCGATAAAGGATGAAATGCAGAATAAGGATGTGATCTTTATGTACTTTGCCAGCAACTCTGCCGAAGCAACCTGGAAAAACTGCATCAAAGAATTCCGTTTAACCGGTCCTAACATAGTGCACTACAACCTCCCTCAGAAGCAACAGCAAATGCTGGAACAGAAATTCTCTATCAATAGTTTCCCTACCTATATGTTAATAGATAAGGACGGAAATATTACAGACATGAAAGCACCTTCTCCCAGCAGGAAAGCTGAATTGATAAATAGATGCAATGAACTGCTGACTAAATAG
- a CDS encoding HAD family hydrolase: MTETKNIAVLFDFDGVVVDTETQYSIFWHKMGVDYLGMEDLESRVKGQTLVYIYNTFFPGMIKEQEEITAGLDRFEQEMTFEFIPGVESFIADLRRNGVKMAVVTSSNDKKMEAVYRAKPEIKTMFDRILTAEMFTASKPAPDCFLLGMKVFGTTPETTYVFEDSFNGLKAGMASGATVIGLSTTNSREEIAPLCHYIIDDFKGMDYEKLLTI; encoded by the coding sequence ATGACTGAAACAAAAAACATCGCTGTTCTTTTCGACTTCGACGGTGTCGTTGTCGACACAGAGACGCAGTATAGCATCTTCTGGCACAAAATGGGAGTAGATTATTTGGGTATGGAAGATCTTGAAAGCCGCGTAAAGGGACAAACTTTGGTGTATATCTATAACACCTTCTTTCCCGGTATGATTAAAGAACAGGAAGAAATTACCGCCGGCCTCGACCGCTTTGAGCAGGAAATGACATTCGAATTTATTCCCGGTGTAGAATCTTTTATTGCCGATCTCCGTCGCAATGGTGTAAAGATGGCTGTGGTCACTAGTTCCAATGATAAAAAGATGGAAGCTGTATATCGTGCCAAACCCGAAATCAAAACTATGTTCGACCGTATTCTTACAGCTGAAATGTTCACAGCTTCCAAACCTGCACCGGATTGCTTCCTGCTTGGCATGAAAGTATTTGGTACCACACCGGAAACAACTTATGTTTTCGAAGACTCTTTCAACGGACTGAAAGCGGGTATGGCTTCCGGAGCTACGGTAATCGGTCTGTCTACTACCAATTCACGCGAAGAAATTGCTCCGTTGTGTCATTATATCATTGATGACTTCAAAGGTATGGATTATGAGAAACTGCTGACTATTTAG
- a CDS encoding MATE family efflux transporter, translating into MDNNPHILGTERIGKLLLQYSIPAIIGMTITSLYNIIDSIFIGHGVGAMGIAGLAITFPLMNLVVAFCTLVSAGGSTISSIRLGQKDLDGATEVLGNTLMFCLINAVVFGGLAFLFLDEILRFFGASQDTLPYARDFMQIILAGTPITYTMIGLNNIMRATGYPKKAMLTSMVTVVCNIILAPIFIFHFDWGIRGAATATVISQFIGMVWVVKHFLDKDSFVRFRPDFWKLKKRIISSIFSIGMSPFLMNVCACVIVIIINNSLQRHGGDMAIGAYGIINRLLTLYIMIVLGLTMGMQPIVGYNFGAQKHDRVKQTLKLSILTGVCITSSGFLICELFPYAVSAIFTNDQELIDIASRGVRICVLMFPFVGAQIVIGNFFQSIGKAKISIFLSLTRQLLYLLPGLIFFPRFIGLNGIWTSMPVADFFAFLTALVVLWTYIRKKNRESIA; encoded by the coding sequence ATGGATAATAACCCTCACATATTAGGTACCGAACGTATAGGTAAACTGCTGCTACAATATTCTATACCCGCCATCATCGGTATGACGATTACTTCACTGTACAACATCATCGACAGCATTTTCATCGGTCACGGTGTGGGTGCGATGGGTATTGCCGGATTGGCCATTACTTTTCCGCTGATGAATCTTGTGGTAGCATTCTGTACATTGGTGTCGGCAGGTGGATCTACAATCTCATCCATCCGTTTGGGGCAGAAAGATTTGGACGGAGCTACCGAGGTATTGGGAAATACGCTGATGTTTTGTCTGATCAATGCTGTTGTTTTCGGCGGACTCGCCTTTTTGTTTCTGGATGAAATATTAAGATTCTTCGGTGCCAGCCAGGATACACTGCCCTATGCCCGGGATTTCATGCAAATTATTCTTGCAGGAACACCTATTACTTACACGATGATCGGACTGAACAATATCATGCGTGCCACGGGATATCCTAAAAAGGCAATGTTGACTTCCATGGTAACCGTGGTTTGTAACATCATCCTTGCTCCTATCTTTATCTTCCATTTTGACTGGGGTATTCGCGGAGCTGCCACAGCAACCGTTATTTCGCAGTTTATCGGTATGGTGTGGGTAGTGAAGCATTTCCTTGATAAAGACAGCTTTGTACGCTTCCGCCCGGACTTTTGGAAGCTAAAGAAGCGCATCATCAGCAGTATTTTTTCGATTGGAATGTCGCCTTTCTTAATGAATGTGTGCGCCTGTGTCATTGTGATTATCATCAACAACTCTCTGCAACGCCACGGAGGTGATATGGCCATCGGAGCTTACGGCATCATCAATCGCCTGCTCACTCTCTATATAATGATTGTATTAGGATTAACCATGGGTATGCAGCCCATTGTGGGGTATAATTTCGGGGCACAGAAGCATGACCGTGTGAAGCAAACCTTGAAACTGAGTATTCTGACTGGTGTGTGCATCACGAGCAGTGGTTTCCTCATTTGCGAGCTTTTCCCGTATGCAGTGTCCGCTATCTTCACAAACGATCAGGAACTGATTGACATTGCTTCACGCGGTGTTCGCATTTGCGTGCTGATGTTCCCGTTTGTGGGTGCGCAGATCGTTATCGGTAACTTCTTCCAAAGTATCGGAAAGGCTAAAATCAGTATTTTCCTTTCACTTACCCGGCAACTCTTATATTTACTTCCCGGTCTGATCTTCTTCCCCCGCTTTATAGGATTGAATGGTATCTGGACCAGTATGCCGGTGGCTGACTTTTTCGCTTTCCTAACGGCACTCGTAGTGTTATGGACGTATATTCGAAAGAAAAACAGAGAGAGTATCGCGTAA
- a CDS encoding ABC transporter permease: MKQIYYVIQTLLRGRGSNIIKILSLGLALTMSILLFVRVAFEQSYDTCYRDPDRIYQLFSIFTINSERGEPGELNLPPVAGAVLENFPQEVEAAVSVCKYMAFGPLYNGSVRFKDYTVMADSLFFQTLGIDVLRGDPLHELQQKDVVFLSDRLAQKMFGDEDPIGKVISYDKQLQLTVKGVYVALPENSTMNPEAVISIVSAWSRDWAENSWEGGDSFFQYIRFHPGVKVDVEKFNARLEAVIQNYLPQDGKDNSSYTSIVKPLRDVYRGDEAVRRMNAITLILGLAILFIAALNYVLISISSLSYRAKAVGVHKCNGASGGTVFSMFLLETSIIILLSLILMAFLLLNFREMIEEMMEVRLTSLFALSRIWVPLSVIGILFVIGGVLPGRMFSRIPVSLVFRHYTEGKKGWKRPLLFIQFLGVAFICGLMCVIMAQYHYVLNKDTGYDARRIATSDIYFESDSERDAARQFFLGLPYVEDVESASYPPCIGMSGMRILNESGQSLFSSRYCVETENYPKMMGMTMKEGRMARERNEAVVNETFAKTMRWGDDVVGRIVHQGNTGLGDLRIVGVLKDFHTASFYVSQQPLIVRCGRFGGSIHVRLKEPFVENLRRLNSEAAAAFPAKTVDFYSLELDMQDAYGVVRIFRDATILATVVMFFVMLMGLIGYTTDEVRRRSKEIAIRKVNGAESSTILEMLSLDVLWVAVPAVIMGTIGSWYVNGIWMDLFAIQVPLGWPVYVLVGIANLLIITVCVIWKAWRIANENPVQSIKSE; this comes from the coding sequence ATGAAGCAGATTTACTATGTAATTCAAACACTGCTCCGTGGTCGCGGCAGCAATATCATCAAGATTCTCTCTCTGGGCTTAGCGTTGACGATGAGCATCCTGCTTTTTGTCCGTGTTGCCTTTGAGCAGAGCTATGATACTTGCTACCGTGATCCGGACCGCATCTACCAGCTCTTCTCCATCTTTACCATCAATAGTGAGCGGGGCGAGCCGGGTGAACTTAACCTACCCCCTGTGGCAGGTGCCGTCTTGGAGAACTTTCCCCAAGAAGTGGAAGCTGCTGTCAGTGTTTGCAAATACATGGCTTTTGGACCGCTTTATAACGGCAGTGTGCGTTTTAAAGACTACACTGTAATGGCAGATTCACTCTTTTTTCAGACACTGGGCATCGACGTACTCAGAGGCGATCCGCTGCATGAACTTCAGCAAAAGGATGTGGTTTTTCTGAGTGACCGTCTGGCACAAAAAATGTTTGGTGACGAGGACCCCATTGGTAAAGTGATAAGTTATGATAAGCAGTTACAGCTTACTGTGAAAGGAGTCTACGTTGCCTTGCCTGAGAATTCAACCATGAATCCTGAAGCTGTCATTTCTATCGTCAGCGCCTGGAGTCGTGATTGGGCGGAGAATTCCTGGGAAGGAGGTGATTCTTTCTTTCAATATATCCGTTTTCATCCGGGCGTGAAGGTAGATGTTGAGAAGTTCAATGCCCGCCTGGAGGCTGTCATTCAAAATTATCTTCCTCAGGATGGAAAGGACAATTCCAGTTATACTTCCATTGTGAAGCCATTGCGCGATGTGTATCGTGGCGATGAAGCGGTACGACGTATGAATGCTATTACGTTGATTCTCGGTCTGGCTATTCTTTTCATTGCTGCGCTGAATTATGTGCTTATTTCTATTTCTTCGCTTTCATATCGTGCTAAAGCAGTGGGAGTGCATAAATGTAATGGTGCATCGGGAGGTACTGTATTCTCCATGTTTTTGTTGGAGACAAGCATTATCATTTTGTTGTCATTGATACTGATGGCGTTTCTGTTGCTGAATTTCCGTGAGATGATAGAAGAAATGATGGAAGTCCGGTTGACGTCACTTTTTGCACTTAGTCGTATCTGGGTGCCACTGTCGGTGATAGGAATACTGTTTGTCATAGGCGGAGTGTTACCAGGGCGGATGTTCTCACGGATACCCGTGTCGCTGGTTTTCCGTCACTACACAGAAGGAAAGAAAGGGTGGAAACGTCCATTGCTTTTCATTCAGTTTTTGGGTGTAGCCTTCATCTGTGGGCTGATGTGTGTCATTATGGCTCAGTATCATTATGTATTGAATAAAGATACAGGTTACGATGCCCGTCGTATAGCTACGTCCGACATCTACTTTGAGAGTGACTCTGAGCGTGATGCTGCACGTCAGTTCTTTCTCGGACTGCCTTATGTGGAGGATGTGGAATCTGCCAGTTATCCGCCATGTATCGGAATGAGCGGCATGAGGATCTTGAACGAAAGCGGACAGTCACTTTTCTCTTCGCGCTATTGTGTGGAAACAGAAAACTATCCGAAGATGATGGGCATGACGATGAAAGAGGGGCGCATGGCACGCGAGCGCAATGAGGCGGTTGTGAATGAAACATTTGCCAAGACGATGCGCTGGGGTGATGATGTAGTGGGGCGTATTGTGCACCAAGGGAATACAGGTCTGGGAGATCTCCGTATTGTGGGAGTGCTCAAAGATTTCCATACCGCATCGTTCTATGTGTCGCAACAACCGCTTATTGTTCGTTGCGGACGGTTTGGAGGCTCTATCCATGTTCGCCTCAAAGAACCTTTTGTGGAGAACCTGAGGCGACTGAACAGTGAGGCAGCAGCTGCCTTTCCTGCGAAAACAGTAGATTTCTATTCTTTGGAGCTTGACATGCAGGATGCTTATGGTGTTGTTCGTATTTTCCGCGATGCTACCATATTGGCAACAGTGGTGATGTTCTTCGTTATGCTGATGGGATTAATAGGTTATACTACCGATGAGGTGCGTCGCCGTTCCAAAGAAATTGCTATCCGTAAGGTGAATGGTGCCGAGTCGTCTACAATATTGGAAATGCTTTCGCTCGATGTACTTTGGGTGGCGGTACCGGCAGTCATCATGGGGACGATAGGATCATGGTATGTAAATGGAATATGGATGGATCTGTTTGCCATACAAGTGCCGCTAGGATGGCCGGTGTATGTACTGGTGGGTATTGCTAATCTGCTGATTATTACGGTGTGCGTCATTTGGAAAGCCTGGCGCATAGCTAATGAAAACCCTGTACAGAGCATCAAGAGTGAATAG
- a CDS encoding ABC transporter permease, with translation MKQLYYVIRTLLRGRGSNVIKVISLGLGLTMSILLFSRVAFEQSYDTCYKDYGDLYQIYSIFSAEGEQFEPQKQNCGPVAGAILENFPKEVEAATSIAYFVSSPLYNGSVRIDARKILADSLFFKTMGIEVLSGNPEKDLMQNDVIFLSDDLAQKIYGGENPIGKVISYNKELQLTVKGTYVDLPENATMRPEAVISMPTGWSRGWGNYSWRGGDSYYEYIRFRPGADKEIVNARLDAMIQKYRPEEDKKAYGYTAFVKPIRDVYRDEDQVKRMDSIMSILALAILFIASLNYVLISISSLTYRAKAVGVHKCSGASGGTVFSMFLLETGIIIALALVLMGLILLNFQEFIEDTTAAKLSVLFAPDRIWVPLVVVLVLFIVGGILPGRLFARIPVSQVFRRYTEGKKGWKRPLLFVQFAGVAFICGLMYVVMAQYNYVKDKDMGYNPQRVAIGSIYFGGEEESGPALQFFRGLPYVEEVSSAVSTPIWSYSGSMIEGEGGQSLFSTRFSYALEDYFKMMGMTMKEGRPARASDEIVVNEAFAERMRWGDKALNHPLRAEGRNLKVVGVLKNFHIGSFYQPQDVIMFGYTRTFGNTVHVRLKEPFAENLRRLNKDVSEAYPDKTVDFYSMEDQILNKYNPVRVFSNATILAALTMFFVMLMGLIGYTTDEVRRRSKEIAIRKVNGAESSGILELLSKDVLYVAAPAVIIGIISAAYINEMWMDQFAEQVPLSWPVYILIALVILLLIIACVIWKSWRIANENPVNSIKSE, from the coding sequence ATGAAACAACTATATTATGTCATACGTACCCTGTTGCGTGGGCGCGGTTCGAATGTAATCAAAGTCATTTCTCTTGGATTGGGCTTGACAATGAGTATTCTGCTGTTTTCACGTGTGGCTTTTGAACAAAGCTACGATACTTGCTACAAGGATTATGGTGATCTTTATCAGATATACTCCATATTTTCGGCTGAGGGTGAACAATTTGAACCGCAAAAACAAAACTGTGGCCCTGTGGCAGGTGCCATTCTGGAGAATTTTCCCAAAGAGGTAGAGGCGGCTACCAGCATTGCGTATTTTGTTTCTTCACCACTTTACAATGGCAGTGTACGCATCGATGCCCGGAAAATATTAGCCGATTCACTTTTCTTCAAGACTATGGGTATTGAGGTACTGAGTGGTAATCCGGAAAAAGATCTGATGCAGAACGATGTCATATTTTTGAGTGACGATTTGGCTCAGAAAATATATGGTGGTGAGAATCCTATTGGAAAAGTCATTAGTTATAATAAGGAGTTGCAACTGACGGTAAAGGGCACTTATGTCGATTTGCCCGAGAACGCTACTATGCGTCCGGAGGCTGTTATTTCCATGCCTACAGGTTGGAGTCGTGGCTGGGGTAACTATTCCTGGCGTGGTGGTGACAGCTATTACGAATATATCCGTTTTCGTCCGGGAGCTGATAAAGAAATCGTGAATGCCCGTCTGGATGCCATGATACAGAAATATCGTCCGGAAGAAGATAAGAAAGCATACGGTTACACAGCCTTTGTGAAACCTATCCGTGATGTGTATCGTGACGAAGATCAGGTGAAACGCATGGATAGCATTATGAGTATCTTAGCTTTGGCTATTCTTTTTATCGCATCACTGAACTACGTGCTGATATCTATTTCTTCGCTCACTTATCGTGCCAAAGCGGTGGGTGTGCATAAGTGTAGTGGTGCGAGCGGAGGTACGGTGTTCTCGATGTTTCTTTTGGAAACGGGAATTATTATTGCGTTGGCCCTGGTGTTGATGGGGTTGATATTACTCAATTTCCAGGAGTTCATAGAAGATACTACCGCAGCCAAGTTGAGTGTACTTTTTGCTCCGGACCGTATCTGGGTGCCGCTTGTTGTGGTGCTGGTTCTGTTCATTGTAGGTGGAATTCTGCCGGGCAGGCTGTTTGCCCGCATACCTGTGTCTCAGGTGTTCCGCCGCTATACGGAGGGTAAGAAGGGATGGAAACGTCCGTTACTTTTCGTTCAGTTTGCGGGTGTGGCCTTCATTTGTGGACTGATGTATGTGGTGATGGCGCAGTACAATTATGTGAAAGATAAAGATATGGGCTATAATCCGCAGCGTGTAGCCATTGGCAGTATTTATTTCGGTGGCGAAGAGGAGAGTGGTCCTGCCTTGCAATTCTTTCGCGGACTGCCTTATGTGGAGGAGGTATCTTCCGCTGTCAGTACCCCTATATGGAGCTATAGCGGTTCAATGATTGAAGGTGAGGGTGGACAATCGCTCTTTTCGACCCGATTCAGTTATGCACTTGAGGACTACTTTAAGATGATGGGGATGACGATGAAGGAAGGGCGTCCGGCGCGTGCATCGGACGAAATAGTCGTGAATGAGGCTTTTGCGGAACGGATGCGTTGGGGAGACAAGGCGCTGAATCATCCGTTGCGTGCCGAAGGTCGAAATTTGAAAGTAGTAGGTGTGCTGAAGAATTTCCATATAGGCTCTTTCTATCAGCCACAGGATGTCATTATGTTTGGCTATACCCGTACCTTTGGTAATACTGTTCATGTACGTCTCAAGGAACCCTTTGCCGAGAATTTGCGTCGTCTGAACAAGGACGTCTCTGAGGCTTATCCTGACAAGACGGTTGACTTCTATAGTATGGAAGATCAGATTTTGAACAAGTATAATCCGGTTCGTGTCTTCAGTAATGCCACGATATTGGCGGCACTGACTATGTTCTTTGTCATGCTGATGGGCTTGATTGGTTATACTACAGACGAAGTGCGTCGTCGTTCCAAGGAAATCGCTATTCGTAAGGTGAATGGGGCGGAGTCTTCGGGAATATTGGAGCTGCTTTCGAAAGATGTCCTTTATGTAGCGGCTCCGGCTGTTATTATCGGCATTATATCTGCAGCATATATCAATGAAATGTGGATGGATCAGTTTGCCGAACAAGTGCCGCTTTCCTGGCCGGTATATATATTGATAGCATTAGTTATCCTGTTACTTATCATCGCTTGCGTCATCTGGAAGTCATGGCGGATAGCGAACGAAAATCCGGTAAACAGTATTAAAAGCGAGTAA